A window from Fragaria vesca subsp. vesca linkage group LG5, FraVesHawaii_1.0, whole genome shotgun sequence encodes these proteins:
- the LOC101314660 gene encoding high-affinity nitrate transporter 3.1-like, with the protein MASRVGILLASVLVLSCLAGTSYGVLFSSLKQTLVVTTTHVAANGTLLKAGEDKISVTWGLNQSLPAGTDSAYKTVKVKLCYAPVSQVDRGWRKTVDNLVKDKTCQKKIVARPYNASTETFEWTIERDVPTGKYFVRTYAFDAEGVEVAYGQNTGAKKDSNLFEVQSITGRHVTLDIVSVCFSAFSVLSLAGFFIAEKTRAKSSKRNVGN; encoded by the exons ATGGCTTCTCGTGTTGGGATTCTATTGGCTTCTGTGCTTGTCCTCTCCTGCTTGGCAGGAACCTCCTATGGTGTCCTCTTCTCCTCTCTGAAACAAACTCTTGTTGTAACTACTACACATG TTGCGGCAAACGGAACACTCCTGAAAGCTGGGGAAGACAAAATCTCAGTAACATGGGGATTGAACCAGAGCCTCCCAGCCGGGACTGACTCGGCCTACAAGACCGTCAAGGTGAAGCTCTGCTACGCGCCGGTGAGCCAAGTAGACCGCGGGTGGAGGAAGACAGTGGACAACCTCGTCAAGGACAAGACCTGTCAGAAGAAGATCGTCGCCAGGCCGTACAACGCCTCCACGGAGACCTTCGAGTGGACCATTGAGCGTGACGTGCCCACCGGCAAGTACTTCGTACGCACCTACGCCTTCGACGCCGAAGGTGTGGAGGTGGCTTACGGCCAAAACACGGGAGCTAAGAAAGACTCCAACTTGTTCGAGGTGCAGTCCATCACCGGCCGCCACGTGACGCTTGATATCGTCTCCGTCTGCTTCAGCGCTTTCTCTGTTTTGTCCCTGGCTGGGTTTTTCATTGCTGAGAAGACGAGGGCAAAGTCGTCCAAAAGAAATGTTGGCAACTAA
- the LOC101313124 gene encoding high-affinity nitrate transporter 3.2-like has translation MASRSEIVFASLLLFLSCISEPSYANGVVLFSSLPNTIEMIVSPHKPEQVVKPAEGSWTFGGMLKAGEDKLSISWRLNQSFSAGTTDSAYKTVKVKLCYAPVSQVDRGWRKTVDNLAKDKTCQFKIETRAYKHGSSKWKYVDWTIKRDVPTASYFVRAYAYDGAGVAVAYGQSTGPKKNYNIFEVQGITGRHKTLDVVSICFSAFSVLSLVGFFVIEKTRAKPT, from the exons ATGGCATCGCGTAGTGAGATTGTCTTCGCTTCCCTTCTTCTTTTTCTTTCGTGCATATCAGAACCCTCGTATGCAAATGGCGTCGTCCTCTTCTCCTCTCTGCCCAACACTATCGAAATGATCGTTTCACCCCACAAACCTGAACAGG TTGTGAAACCCGCCGAAGGTAGTTGGACCTTTGGTGGGATGTTAAAAGCTGGAGAAGACAAACTCAGCATCTCATGGCGTCTAAACCAGAGTTTCTCAGCCGGAACCACCGACTCAGCGTACAAGACTGTGAAGGTGAAGCTGTGCTACGCGCCGGTGAGTCAAGTGGACCGCGGGTGGAGGAAGACTGTGGACAACCTCGCCAAGGACAAGACATGCCAGTTCAAGATCGAAACTAGGGCATACAAACATGGCTCTAGCAAGTGGAAGTACGTAGATTGGACCATAAAGCGTGACGTGCCTACTGCCTCGTACTTCGTACGCGCCTACGCGTACGACGGCGCAGGTGTTGCGGTGGCTTACGGCCAAAGCACGGGACCTAAGAAGAACTACAACATATTTGAGGTTCAGGGGATCACCGGACGACACAAGACGCTTGATGTGGTGTCGATTTGCTTCAGTGCTTTCTCCGTTTTGTCCTTGGTTGGCTTCTTTGTTATTGAAAAGACCAGGGCAAAGCCGACCTAA
- the LOC101313419 gene encoding high-affinity nitrate transporter 3.1-like gives MGTDTAYKTVNLKLCYAPVSQVGKPERKTEDDLDKDKTCQIEFYTGPYNSSSNWQFYESTLDRHVPIGSYFVRAYVTDSAGVLVAYGQSTGQEKDYNIFEVSGSHKRLEMVSIIWFRHIAYVYDGAGVAVAYGQSTNAKKDLNIFDVQGITGRHKRLDVVSICFSVFSVLSLVGFFAIEKTRAKSSHHK, from the exons ATGGGGACCGACACGGCGTATAAGACGGTCAACCTGAAGCTGTGCTACGCGCCGGTGAGTCAAGTGGGCAAGCCGGAGAGGAAGACGGAGGACGACCTCGACAAGGACAAGACATGCCAGATAGAGTTCTATACCGGACCGTACAACTCCTCTAGTAACTGGCAGTTCTACGAGTCGACTTTGGACCGCCACGTACCAATCGGATCGTATTTCGTACGCGCCTACGTGACCGACTCCGCCGGTGTTCTGGTGGCTTATGGTCAAAGCACGGGGCAGGAAAAAGACTACAACATATTTGAGGTCAGTGGAAGCCACAAGAGGCTTGAGATGGTGTCGATTATTTGGTTCA GGCATATAGCATACGTGTACGACGGCGCCGGCGTTGCGGTGGCGTACGGTCAAAGCACTAATGCTAAGAAAGACTTGAACATATTTGACGTCCAGGGGATTACCGGACGACACAAGAGGCTTGATGTGGTGTCGATTTGCTTCAGTGTTTTCTCCGTTTTGTCCTTGGTTGGCTTCTTTGCCATCGAGAAGACCAGGGCAAAGTCGTCCCATCACAAGTGA
- the LOC101314949 gene encoding manganese-dependent ADP-ribose/CDP-alcohol diphosphatase-like has protein sequence MGSTNGLASAHGKRPLFSFGVISDVQYADIPDGRSFLGVPRYYRHSIVILKRAVQKWNEQKKHKFVINFGDIVDGFCPKDQSLDAVTKVVKEFENFSGPVYHMIGNHCLYNLPRMQLLPLLKIPSIDGRAYYDFSPNPEFRFVVLDGYDISAIGWPQDHPNAIEALRFLQEKNPNTDKNSPVGLEGLKRRFLMFNGAVGKEQLEWLDGILQEATELKQKVVVCCHLPLDPGASSKEALLWNCDEVMGVIHRYNCVKVCLAGHDHKGGHAIDSHGVHHRTLEAALECPPGTDAYGYIDVYDDKLSLTGTDRMASTDMQFNPQSDFREKQHQKL, from the coding sequence ATGGGCTCAACAAATGGCTTAGCCAGTGCACATGGGAAGCGGCCACTATTTTCTTTTGGGGTGATCTCTGATGTTCAGTATGCTGATATTCCTGATGGCCGATCTTTCCTTGGTGTGCCACGATACTATCGCCATAGCATTGTCATACTGAAAAGAGCAGTTCAAAAATGGAATGAACAGAAGAAGCATAAGTTTGTGATCAACTTTGGGGATATTGTTGATGGCTTTTGCCCAAAGGACCAGTCCTTGGATGCTGTAACAAAAGTTGTCAAGGAATTTGAGAATTTCAGTGGCCCTGTCTATCATATGATTGGTAATCACTGCCTCTATAATCTTCCTCGCATGCAATTACTACCGCTGTTGAAGATTCCAAGTATCGATGGTCGTGCCTACTATGATTTTTCACCAAACCCAGAATTCCGATTTGTTGTGCTGGATGGCTATGATATCAGTGCCATTGGTTGGCCTCAAGATCATCCAAATGCAATTGAGGCTTTGAGGTTTCTACAGGAGAAGAACCCAAATACAGATAAGAACAGCCCAGTTGGACTGGAAGGCCTGAAGAGAAGGTTCCTTATGTTCAATGGGGCAGTTGGAAAAGAACAATTGGAATGGTTAGACGGCATTCTTCAGGAAGCAACAGAGTTGAAACAAAAAGTAGTGGTTTGTTGCCATCTGCCTTTAGATCCTGGGGCATCCTCCAAAGAAGCACTTTTGTGGAATTGCGACGAAGTCATGGGTGTTATACACAGATACAACTGTGTGAAGGTTTGCCTTGCTGGGCACGACCACAAAGGTGGTCACGCAATTGATTCCCATGGAGTACATCACAGAACACTTGAAGCCGCCCTTGAGTGCCCGCCTGGGACAGATGCCTATGGATATATCGATGTTTATGATGATAAGCTTTCCCTTACTGGCACTGACCGGATGGCAAGCACGGACATGCAATTCAATCCTCAATCAGACTTTCGAGAGAAACAGCACCAAAAGTTGTGA
- the LOC101313707 gene encoding uncharacterized protein LOC101313707, which yields MDSTATTTMSLRATSSSSSSSSSSFFSIPPTQKPNSLPFKLRTFRFRRHQSLKCIQSPPSDPTPKNPTFSCSAATLSPSPTSSAADDLAPSKLRRLASEFHSLTEPLDRVKRLLHYAALLPPLPDSGRVDANRVMGCTAQVWLDAKMDHDGKMRFAADSDSEITRGFCSCLVSVLDGAAPEEVLAVKTDDLAALNVGLPGAQRSRVNTWHNVLVSIHKKTKALVAELQGTPPFEPFPSLVITADGIQAKGSYAETQARYLFPDEDKVEELVNVLKEKKIGVVAHFYMDPEVQGILTAAKKHWPHIHISDSLVMADSALEMAKDGCEFITVLGVDFMSENVRAILDQAGFQKVGVYRMSSERISCSLADAASSPSYMSYLENASRSPQSLHVVYINTSLETKAYAHEIVPTITCTSSNVVQTILQAFSQVLDLNVWYGPDSYMGANIRVLLEQMTKMTDEEIAEIHPAHNRDSIRSLLPRLHYYQDGTCIVHHLFGNEVVNRINEMYCDAFLTAHFEVPGEMFALAMEAKRRGMGVVGSTQNILDFIKQKVQDALDRNINDHLQFVLGTESGMVTSIVALVRNLLGSAKSGGAKINVEIVFPVSSDSMTSTSTNSSSGLSPVKMGDVILPVIPGVASGEGCSINGGCASCPYMKMNSLSSLLKVCHHLPDETDTAISAYEAARFKLQTPNGKSVADVGCEPILHMRHFQASKKLPEKLVFQICNPSTNGKSSIS from the exons ATGGACTCTACTGCAACCACCACCATGAGTCTAAGAGCCACCTCATCATCTTCTTCCTCCTCCTCCTCTTCCTTCTTCTCCATCCCCCCAACTCAAAAGCCCAACTCTTTACCTTTCAAGCTCCGAACTTTCCGCTTCAGGCGGCACCAATCCCTAAAATGCATCCAATCCCCACCGTCCGATCCCACCCCCAAAAACCCTACCTTCTCCTGCTCCGCCGCCACCCTCTCCCCCTCCCCCACCTCCTCCGCCGCCGACGACCTCGCTCCCTCCAAGCTCCGCCGCCTCGCATCCGAATTCCACTCCCTCACCGAGCCCCTCGACCGCGTCAAGCGCCTCCTCCACTACGCCGCCCTCCTCCCGCCGCTCCCTGATTCGGGTCGGGTCGACGCCAACCGGGTCATGGGATGCACGGCCCAGGTCTGGCTCGACGCCAAGATGGATCACGACGGCAAGATGCGGTTCGCCGCCGACAGCGACTCCGAGATCACTCGAGGGTTCTGCTCGTGTCTGGTGTCTGTTCTCGACGGGGCGGCGCCGGAGGAGGTTCTGGCGGTCAAGACCGATGACCTGGCGGCGCTTAATGTTGGGTTGCCTGGTGCGCAGAGGTCTAGGGTTAACACGTGGCATAATGTGTTGGTCAGTATTCACAAAAAGACTAAGGCTTTGGTGGCTGAGCTACAGGGGACGCCGCCGTTCGAGCCGTTCCCGTCTCTGGTGATCACCGCCGATGGGATTCAGGCCAAAGGTAGCTACGCCGAAACCCAG GCGAGGTATTTGTTTCCGGATGAGGATAAGGTTGAGGAGCTTGTTAATGTGTTAAAGGAGAAGAAGATTGGGGTGGTTGCTCATTTTTACATGGACCCTGAGGTTCAGGGTATTTTGACTGCTGCGAAGAAGCATTGGCCTCATATCCACATTTCGGATTCGTTGGTCATGGCGGACTCGGCTTTGGAGATGGCGAAAGATGGATGCGAGTTTATTACAGTTTTGGGGGTTGATTTTATGTCAGAGAATGTCAGGGCGATCCTTGATCAGGCAGGCTTTCAAAAG GTCGGTGTATACAGAATGTCAAGTGAACGAATTAGTTGTTCTTTGGCAGATGCTGCGTCTTCGCCTTCTTATATGAGTTACCTTGAGAATGCTTCTAGGTCACCTCAGTCATTGCATGTTGTCTACATTAATACGTCACTGGAGACAAAAGCTTATGCACATGAGATTGTGCCAACAATTACCTGTACTTCTTCAAATGTTGTCCAAACCATTCTTCAG GCTTTTTCTCAAGTGCTAGATTTAAATGTATGGTATGGTCCGGACTCTTACATGGGTGCAAATATTAGAGTATTGCTTGAGCAAATGACAAAGATGACAGATGAAGAAATTGCTGAGATACATCCAGCACACAATAGAGACTCAATCAGATCTCTGCTACCTCGCCTGCATTATTATCAG GATGGGACATGCATAGTGCATCATTTATTTGGAAATGAGGTTGTGAATAGGATAAATGAAATGTATTGTGATGCATTTCTAACTGCTCATTTTGAGGTCCCTGGAGAAATGTTTGCTTTGGCAATGGAAGCAAAGAGAAGAGGAATGGGAGTTGTGGGGTCTACCCAAAACATTCTAGATTTCATAAAGCAAAAGGTTCAAGACGCTTTAGATAGAAATATCAATGACCACCTTCAGTTTGTGTTAGGGACGGAATCTGGAATGGTTACTTCAATTGTTGCATTAGTTCGCAATTTGTTAGGTTCTGCAAAGTCAGGGGGAGCAAAGATCAATGTTGAAATTGTATTTCCAGTTTCATCAGATTCAATGACAAGCACATCAACCAATTCTTCTTCAGGCCTCAGCCCTGTTAAGATGGGTGATGTCATACTGCCTGTTATACCTGGAGTGGCTAGTGGGGAGGGGTGTTCTATTAATGGAGGGTGTGCATCCTGTCCATACATGAAG ATGAATTCTCTCAGCTCCCTCCTGAAGGTTTGTCACCACCTACCTGATGAGACTGACACTGCCATTTCCGCATATGAAGCTGCACGATTCAAGCTGCAAACTCCCAATGGAAAATCAGTTGCGGATGTCGGATGTGAACCAATTCTGCACATGAGGCACTTCCAG GCCTCTAAAAAACTTCCAGAGAAGCTTGTTTTCCAAATCTGTAATCCGTCCACAAATGGGAAGTCGTCAATAAGCTGA